In Nocardioides dokdonensis FR1436, the following are encoded in one genomic region:
- a CDS encoding PTS mannitol transporter subunit IICBA has translation MATTQATPGGARVQVQKVGTFLSNMVMPNIGAFIAWGLITALFIEKGWLNRGGSGGLAPDSWVAEIGGWGDFADGGIVGPMITYLLPLLIGYTGGKMMYAASPMRGGVVGAIATMGVIAGTDIPMFMGAMIMGPLGGWSMRHIDALWDTKIKPGFEMLVNNFAAGIWGAVLATFGFFVMSPIVTWIANRLEDGIDVLVTNNLLPFTSIIIEPAKVLFLNNALNHGVLTPLGSTEALENGKSVLFLLEANPGAGLGLLLAYSMFGKGLAKASAPGAAIIHFFGGIHEIYFPFVLMKPKLILAMIAGGMTQIFINVIFNSGLRAPAAPGSIIAVYAQTPSNSFIGVTLSVIGGAAATFVVAALLLKTDRSDDPEDQLVAATASMEAMKGKSSSVSGALLDGGRGTADHQGAIRSIVFACDAGMGSSAMGASVLRKKVHSAGFTDVTVVNQAISNLTDTYDLVVTHQDLTDRARQQTGSALHVSVDDFMSSPRYDEIVELLARTNADPAAAPSAAAAEPGPPTGLLARESIVLDALAESRDDAITRAGDLLVSAGAVDASYVAAMLDRETSVSTYMGNGLAIPHGTNEAKPSIRRSAISFVRYTDPLDWNGKPARFVIGIAGAGDDHLTLLRRIAEVFVDADQVARLEAAQSAAQVLEVLDVVQPA, from the coding sequence ATGGCAACCACACAGGCGACTCCCGGAGGAGCCCGGGTCCAGGTCCAGAAGGTCGGGACGTTCCTCTCGAACATGGTGATGCCCAACATCGGCGCATTCATCGCCTGGGGACTCATCACCGCCCTCTTCATCGAGAAGGGGTGGCTCAACCGGGGCGGCTCCGGCGGACTGGCCCCCGACAGCTGGGTGGCGGAGATCGGCGGCTGGGGCGACTTCGCCGACGGCGGCATCGTCGGCCCGATGATCACCTACCTCCTGCCCCTGCTCATCGGCTACACCGGCGGCAAGATGATGTACGCCGCCAGCCCGATGCGAGGCGGGGTGGTGGGCGCCATCGCCACCATGGGCGTCATCGCCGGCACGGACATCCCCATGTTCATGGGGGCCATGATCATGGGCCCGCTGGGTGGTTGGTCCATGCGCCACATCGACGCCCTGTGGGACACCAAGATCAAGCCCGGCTTCGAGATGCTGGTCAACAACTTCGCGGCCGGCATCTGGGGCGCTGTCCTGGCGACCTTCGGCTTCTTCGTGATGAGCCCGATCGTCACGTGGATCGCCAACCGCCTCGAGGACGGCATCGACGTCCTGGTCACGAACAACCTGCTGCCGTTCACCTCGATCATCATCGAGCCGGCCAAGGTGCTCTTCCTCAACAACGCCCTCAACCACGGCGTCCTGACCCCGCTGGGCTCCACCGAGGCGCTGGAGAACGGCAAGTCCGTGCTGTTCCTGCTCGAGGCCAACCCGGGCGCGGGCCTGGGCCTGCTGCTGGCCTACTCGATGTTCGGCAAGGGCCTGGCCAAGGCGTCCGCGCCCGGCGCCGCGATCATCCACTTCTTCGGCGGCATCCACGAGATCTACTTCCCGTTCGTGCTGATGAAGCCCAAGCTGATCCTGGCGATGATCGCGGGTGGCATGACGCAGATCTTCATCAACGTCATCTTCAACTCGGGTCTGCGCGCACCGGCGGCCCCGGGATCGATCATCGCGGTCTACGCCCAGACACCCAGCAACAGCTTCATCGGCGTCACCCTCTCCGTCATCGGCGGAGCGGCGGCCACGTTCGTGGTGGCGGCCCTGCTCCTCAAGACCGACCGCAGCGACGACCCCGAGGACCAGCTGGTCGCGGCCACCGCGAGCATGGAGGCGATGAAGGGCAAGTCGTCGTCGGTCTCGGGTGCGCTGCTCGACGGCGGACGCGGGACGGCCGACCACCAGGGCGCCATCCGGTCGATCGTCTTCGCCTGCGACGCCGGCATGGGGTCCTCGGCGATGGGCGCCTCGGTGCTGCGCAAGAAGGTGCACTCCGCAGGCTTCACCGACGTCACCGTGGTCAACCAGGCGATCTCCAACCTCACCGACACCTACGACCTCGTCGTCACCCACCAGGACCTCACCGACCGCGCCCGCCAGCAGACCGGCTCGGCACTGCACGTGTCGGTGGACGACTTCATGTCCAGTCCGCGCTACGACGAGATCGTCGAGCTGCTCGCCCGCACCAACGCGGATCCGGCGGCGGCCCCCAGCGCGGCAGCGGCCGAGCCGGGCCCCCCGACGGGGCTGCTGGCCCGCGAGTCGATCGTCCTCGACGCCCTCGCCGAGTCGCGCGACGACGCCATCACGCGCGCCGGCGACCTCCTGGTCTCGGCGGGTGCGGTGGACGCGAGCTACGTCGCGGCGATGCTCGACCGCGAGACCTCGGTGTCGACGTACATGGGCAACGGTCTGGCCATCCCGCACGGCACGAACGAGGCCAAGCCGTCCATCCGGCGCTCGGCGATCAGCTTCGTGCGCTACACCGACCCGCTCGACTGGAACGGCAAGCCGGCCCGGTTCGTGATCGGGATCGCCGGGGCCGGCGACGACCACCTGACGCTGCTGCGCCGCATCGCCGAGGTCTTCGTGGATGCCGACCAGGTGGCCCGACTCGAGGCCGCCCAGAGCGCCGCCCAGGTGCTCGAGGTCCTCGACGTGGTCCAGCCGGCCTGA
- a CDS encoding FAD:protein FMN transferase: MSAVLDDEIRGSRRIVSVMGTVFSVDVRDLALDSEAVDRVVGWWRWVDATFSTYRSDSQVVELGDGRRGLEDCAVEVRDVLALCRDATEASDGYFTAEPGGRLDPTGLVKGWSVEVASRMLHGAGSRVHCIAAGGDLRSSGSPAPGRPWRLGVVDPFDRTRVAAVVVGHDLAVATSGTAERGPHIVDPVRRRPATELASVTLVGADLTHVDAMATAVFAMGERCRTWLARRPDLGALVVGADGRAWVQQPCAGARIEVC, translated from the coding sequence ATGAGTGCCGTGCTCGACGACGAGATCCGGGGGAGCCGGCGGATCGTCTCGGTGATGGGCACGGTCTTCAGCGTCGACGTGCGCGACCTGGCCCTGGACTCCGAGGCCGTGGACCGGGTGGTCGGCTGGTGGCGGTGGGTGGACGCGACCTTCAGCACCTACCGGTCCGACAGCCAGGTCGTCGAGCTGGGCGACGGTCGGCGTGGCCTGGAGGACTGTGCGGTGGAGGTCCGCGACGTCCTGGCCCTGTGCCGCGACGCCACCGAGGCCAGCGACGGCTACTTCACCGCGGAGCCCGGCGGACGCCTGGACCCCACCGGGCTGGTGAAGGGCTGGAGCGTCGAGGTCGCCAGCCGGATGCTCCACGGCGCGGGCTCGCGGGTCCACTGCATCGCCGCCGGCGGCGACCTGCGCAGCAGCGGCTCCCCGGCGCCGGGGAGGCCGTGGCGCCTGGGCGTGGTCGACCCGTTCGACCGCACCCGCGTGGCGGCCGTGGTGGTCGGGCACGACCTCGCCGTCGCCACCTCCGGCACCGCCGAGCGGGGGCCGCACATCGTCGACCCCGTCCGTCGTCGGCCCGCCACCGAGCTCGCCTCGGTGACCCTCGTCGGCGCCGATCTCACCCACGTCGATGCGATGGCGACCGCGGTGTTCGCGATGGGGGAGCGGTGCCGGACCTGGCTCGCACGAAGGCCCGACCTCGGCGCCCTCGTGGTGGGCGCCGACGGCCGGGCCTGGGTGCAGCAGCCGTGCGCGGGAGCACGGATCGAGGTCTGCTAG
- a CDS encoding FMN-binding protein, with product MSHPVTSPPVRIAASVLGVLLLIGLKTLTSDQTALGPAVDLVASDHGTVDGPLVSTRYGPVQVRVTVQGGVLTDVVSLRLPTGGRSGQIADYSAPVLRREALAAQGTGVDAVSGATYTSQGYADSLQGALDQIAAGDPSSSA from the coding sequence ATGTCCCACCCGGTGACCAGCCCCCCCGTCAGGATCGCCGCCTCCGTCCTGGGCGTGCTGCTGCTGATCGGCCTCAAGACCCTCACCTCCGACCAGACCGCCCTCGGACCGGCGGTGGACCTCGTGGCCAGCGACCACGGGACCGTCGACGGCCCGCTCGTGAGCACCCGGTACGGCCCGGTGCAGGTGCGCGTGACGGTCCAGGGCGGGGTGCTGACCGACGTGGTGTCGCTGCGGCTGCCGACCGGCGGCCGGTCCGGCCAGATCGCCGACTACTCGGCCCCGGTGCTGCGCCGCGAGGCCCTGGCGGCCCAGGGCACCGGCGTCGACGCGGTGTCGGGTGCGACGTACACGAGCCAGGGGTACGCCGACTCCCTCCAAGGTGCCCTCGACCAGATCGCGGCCGGCGACCCGAGCTCCTCGGCATGA
- a CDS encoding ferric reductase-like transmembrane domain-containing protein yields the protein MTTVTKTPSTPPALRRRRRTVGERQLVAAVAVGAVAVLALWWHDTTILAGPGEWVSAAGRITGLLGGYAVAVALLLMCRAPWLDHGLGTDRLARWHAMTGRYLLGLLSAHAVLITWGYSLASGSGLVAQVRLLLVAVPDVLLAVIGYGLLVLVGVLSARQVRRRVGYETWYLVHLLTYVAIGLSFLHVLSAGADFRTGWAEAAWITLYAVVAALLVWYRWLNPVRNALRHRPRVAAVTSEAPGVVSVVVAGRDLDRLGAEAGQFLRWRFLTPTGWWQSHPFSLSAAPTDSELRITVKALGTHSAGLRGLVPGTRALMEGPYGALTVARRRNPGVLLLAGGIGITPLRALLEQHHDQGAEAGPATLVYRARSIEDLVHRQEIDRLAQAAHIDVHYGVGPSGGSDDVLVGERLREVVPDLGDRDVYLCGPGPFMEAATASLRRCGVPARHVHAEHFEL from the coding sequence ATGACCACCGTCACGAAGACCCCGAGCACCCCACCCGCGCTCCGGCGCCGGAGGCGCACCGTCGGCGAGCGGCAGCTCGTCGCCGCGGTCGCCGTCGGAGCGGTCGCCGTCCTCGCCCTGTGGTGGCACGACACGACGATCCTCGCCGGTCCGGGGGAGTGGGTGAGCGCCGCCGGCCGGATCACCGGGCTGCTCGGCGGGTACGCCGTCGCGGTGGCCCTGCTGCTGATGTGCCGGGCGCCGTGGCTCGACCACGGCCTCGGCACCGACCGCCTGGCCCGGTGGCACGCGATGACGGGCCGCTACCTCCTCGGCCTCCTGAGCGCCCACGCCGTCCTGATCACCTGGGGCTACTCGCTGGCCTCGGGCTCGGGACTCGTGGCCCAGGTCCGGCTGCTGCTGGTCGCCGTCCCGGACGTGCTCCTGGCCGTGATCGGCTACGGCCTCCTGGTGCTCGTCGGGGTGCTCTCGGCGAGGCAGGTCCGGAGGAGGGTCGGCTACGAGACCTGGTACCTCGTCCACCTGCTCACCTACGTCGCCATCGGGCTGAGCTTCCTGCACGTCCTGAGCGCCGGCGCGGACTTCCGGACGGGCTGGGCCGAGGCTGCCTGGATCACGCTGTACGCCGTCGTCGCGGCCCTGCTGGTCTGGTACCGCTGGCTGAACCCGGTCCGCAACGCGCTGCGGCACCGCCCCCGGGTCGCGGCCGTCACGTCCGAGGCCCCCGGGGTGGTGTCGGTCGTGGTCGCCGGACGGGACCTGGACCGGCTCGGGGCCGAGGCCGGCCAGTTCCTCCGGTGGCGGTTCCTGACCCCGACCGGGTGGTGGCAGTCGCACCCGTTCTCGCTGTCCGCCGCCCCGACCGACTCCGAGCTGCGGATCACCGTGAAGGCGCTGGGCACGCACAGCGCCGGGCTGCGCGGTCTCGTCCCGGGGACCCGGGCCCTGATGGAGGGGCCCTACGGCGCCCTCACGGTCGCGCGGCGCCGCAACCCCGGCGTCCTGCTGCTCGCCGGTGGGATCGGCATCACGCCCCTGCGGGCGCTGCTCGAGCAGCACCACGACCAGGGCGCGGAGGCGGGACCCGCCACGCTCGTCTACCGGGCCCGGAGCATCGAGGACCTGGTGCACCGTCAGGAGATCGACCGCCTCGCCCAGGCAGCCCACATCGACGTCCACTACGGGGTGGGCCCCTCCGGCGGCAGCGACGACGTCCTCGTCGGGGAGCGGCTGCGCGAGGTCGTCCCGGACCTCGGGGACCGCGACGTCTACCTGTGCGGCCCCGGCCCGTTCATGGAGGCGGCCACCGCCAGCCTCCGGCGCTGCGGCGTACCGGCACGACACGTCCACGCCGAACACTTCGAGCTCTGA
- a CDS encoding response regulator transcription factor → MLIGLCEDDPAIRRLVARALESAGHEVRRAHDGGEATRLLGPDSGVDVIVMDVGLPDSDGRDVVQALRSAGQAAPVLFLTAFGAVHERIAGFHAGGDDYVTKPFDVQELLLRVDALGRRGRPAAAPPGGIELDPARHEVRCAGGGAQLTPTEYRMLAAITSRPGEVVRRRAVVAAAWPDGSFVSENTIDSFIRRIRVKLASIDAPVTIETVRGVGFRLS, encoded by the coding sequence ATGCTGATCGGACTGTGTGAGGACGACCCGGCGATCCGGCGCCTGGTCGCGCGCGCGCTCGAGTCCGCCGGGCACGAGGTCCGGCGGGCGCACGACGGCGGCGAGGCCACCCGGCTGCTCGGCCCGGACAGCGGCGTCGACGTGATCGTGATGGACGTCGGGCTCCCCGACTCCGACGGTCGCGACGTGGTGCAGGCGCTCCGCTCCGCCGGGCAGGCGGCGCCGGTGCTCTTCCTGACGGCCTTCGGCGCGGTCCACGAGCGGATCGCCGGTTTCCACGCCGGCGGGGACGACTACGTCACCAAGCCGTTCGACGTCCAGGAGCTGCTGCTGCGCGTCGACGCCCTCGGTCGGCGCGGCCGGCCGGCCGCTGCGCCGCCCGGCGGGATCGAGCTCGACCCGGCCCGTCACGAGGTGCGCTGCGCGGGAGGCGGCGCGCAGCTGACCCCCACGGAGTACCGGATGCTCGCCGCGATCACCTCGCGCCCCGGGGAGGTGGTCCGGCGCCGGGCGGTGGTGGCGGCGGCCTGGCCGGACGGCTCGTTCGTCAGCGAGAACACCATCGACTCCTTCATCCGGCGGATCCGGGTCAAGCTCGCCTCCATCGACGCCCCCGTGACCATCGAGACCGTCCGCGGCGTCGGGTTCCGGCTCTCGTGA
- a CDS encoding sensor histidine kinase: MNPPVPTGSFRRQIVVLTVCVTAFAMVVLTVLVQLLLAAQTSRDVDRVLEDRADAVAGSTTSGSPEDPLTVPDAELDRGVVVYDADGALVAGQAPAGQAEAYAELSRTGETRLRDLGDDRRVLARPFTTTAGTTGVVVVDEVLTPYEEAEFYALLVSLVTGGLATAAAGALAAWVATRALRPVAVLAGTATEWSEHDLLRRFDLGPPTNELTALAGTLDNLLDRVTAAIRSEQRLTSELAHELRTPLTTIQGTADLALLGEDLTEPAREHLEEISAAAHRMTHTIATLLELARTERTVADSAVASLVDVVDEVVRSTPADVAVEVEVPDLRVGAPHALAVRALAPVLANAVRFATTAVRVRVDGATAPDIALVVEDDGPGILGDPERIFEPGTTTGGGSGGGLGLALARRVARSCGGDVEVTRAAGPTRVTVRLPRV; this comes from the coding sequence GTGAACCCACCGGTCCCCACCGGCTCCTTCCGGCGCCAGATCGTCGTCCTCACCGTCTGCGTGACGGCCTTCGCCATGGTGGTCCTGACCGTCCTGGTCCAGCTCCTCCTCGCTGCCCAGACCAGCCGGGACGTCGACCGCGTGCTCGAGGACCGCGCCGACGCCGTGGCCGGCTCGACGACCTCCGGCTCCCCCGAGGACCCGCTCACCGTGCCCGACGCCGAGCTGGACCGGGGCGTCGTGGTCTACGACGCCGACGGCGCCCTCGTGGCTGGGCAGGCCCCCGCCGGGCAGGCCGAGGCGTACGCCGAGCTGAGCCGCACCGGCGAGACCAGGTTGCGCGACCTCGGTGACGACCGTCGGGTCCTCGCGCGCCCCTTCACCACGACCGCCGGCACGACGGGCGTCGTGGTCGTCGACGAGGTCCTCACCCCCTACGAGGAGGCCGAGTTCTACGCCCTGCTGGTCAGCCTGGTCACGGGGGGACTCGCCACGGCCGCCGCCGGCGCTCTCGCTGCCTGGGTCGCGACCCGGGCGCTGCGACCGGTGGCGGTGCTGGCCGGCACCGCCACCGAGTGGAGCGAGCACGACCTCCTGCGTCGCTTCGACCTCGGACCGCCCACCAACGAGCTGACCGCCCTGGCCGGGACGCTGGACAACCTGCTGGACCGGGTCACTGCCGCCATCCGGTCCGAGCAGCGCCTCACCTCCGAGCTCGCCCACGAGCTGCGCACCCCCCTCACGACCATCCAGGGCACCGCCGACCTCGCGCTCCTGGGCGAGGACCTCACCGAGCCGGCACGGGAGCACCTGGAGGAGATCTCCGCGGCTGCGCACCGGATGACGCACACCATCGCGACCCTGCTGGAGCTCGCACGCACGGAGCGCACGGTGGCCGACTCCGCGGTCGCCTCGCTCGTCGACGTCGTGGACGAGGTGGTGCGGAGCACCCCCGCCGACGTCGCGGTCGAGGTCGAGGTGCCGGACCTGCGCGTGGGGGCGCCACACGCCCTCGCGGTGCGAGCCCTGGCGCCCGTCCTGGCCAACGCGGTCCGCTTCGCGACCACAGCGGTGCGGGTGCGGGTCGACGGCGCCACCGCGCCGGACATCGCGCTGGTCGTCGAGGACGACGGACCCGGCATCCTCGGCGATCCCGAGAGGATCTTCGAGCCGGGGACCACCACGGGCGGCGGGTCCGGGGGCGGCCTCGGGCTGGCGCTGGCCCGTCGCGTGGCCCGGTCGTGCGGAGGCGACGTCGAGGTCACCCGGGCCGCCGGTCCGACCCGGGTCACGGTCCGGCTCCCCCGCGTGTGA
- a CDS encoding metallophosphoesterase family protein codes for MLLSLGVAVAVSGCGAPAEVSESDVRGPAASELSDTSGPGTTVRVVAVGDIVCPPDLQVTDDECQQQATADLAASLEPDAVIALGDLQYESGRLEEFQRGWAPSWGRFDDIIAPVPGNHEYQSDGAEGYVGYFDTGPYYVREVGAWRVYLLDSNCEDVDCVQEAAWLSDDLATHPTDCAVVAMHHPRWSSSTGHGSQEQVDGLWSAAVDGGVDLSLAGHDHDYERFAPIDADGRVVDSGPRATHFVVGTGGRSLYDIGDLATGSRFSTDEAFGVLELGLSPTSFDWRFVDVEGRTLDAGTQECS; via the coding sequence GTGCTCCTCTCGCTGGGCGTCGCCGTGGCGGTGTCCGGGTGCGGTGCACCGGCCGAGGTGTCCGAGAGCGACGTGCGCGGCCCCGCCGCGTCCGAGCTCTCGGACACCTCAGGGCCGGGCACCACGGTGCGCGTCGTCGCCGTCGGCGACATCGTCTGCCCGCCGGACCTGCAGGTCACCGACGACGAGTGCCAGCAGCAGGCCACTGCCGACCTGGCCGCCTCGCTGGAGCCCGACGCCGTCATCGCCCTCGGCGACCTGCAGTACGAGTCGGGGCGGCTCGAGGAGTTCCAGCGCGGCTGGGCTCCCTCGTGGGGGCGGTTCGACGACATCATCGCGCCGGTCCCGGGCAACCACGAGTACCAGAGCGACGGCGCCGAGGGGTACGTCGGCTACTTCGACACCGGTCCGTACTACGTCCGGGAGGTCGGGGCCTGGCGGGTCTACCTGCTCGACTCGAACTGCGAGGACGTCGACTGCGTGCAGGAGGCGGCCTGGCTGAGCGACGACCTGGCCACCCACCCCACCGACTGCGCCGTGGTGGCGATGCACCACCCGCGGTGGTCCTCCTCGACCGGTCACGGCTCGCAGGAGCAGGTGGACGGCCTGTGGTCGGCCGCGGTCGACGGGGGCGTGGACCTCTCCCTGGCCGGTCACGACCACGACTACGAACGCTTCGCCCCGATCGATGCCGACGGCCGGGTCGTCGACTCCGGCCCCCGGGCCACGCACTTCGTCGTCGGGACCGGCGGCCGATCGCTCTACGACATCGGGGACCTGGCGACGGGGTCGCGGTTCAGCACCGACGAGGCGTTCGGCGTGCTGGAGCTGGGCCTGTCGCCGACGTCGTTCGACTGGCGCTTCGTCGACGTCGAGGGACGCACGCTCGACGCGGGGACCCAGGAGTGCTCGTGA
- a CDS encoding zinc ribbon domain-containing protein YjdM, whose product MSDTLSPCPECHSEYTYELGALLACPECAHEWSPADTAAEGDAVPVVKDAVGNVLTEGDTVTIVKDLKVKGAAGSIKVGTRVKGIRIAQGVGDHDIEGKVDGFGPMQLKSSVVKKV is encoded by the coding sequence ATGTCCGACACCCTGAGCCCGTGCCCTGAGTGCCACAGCGAGTACACCTACGAGCTGGGCGCCCTGCTGGCCTGCCCCGAGTGCGCCCACGAGTGGTCCCCCGCGGACACCGCGGCGGAGGGCGACGCCGTACCCGTGGTCAAGGACGCCGTCGGCAACGTGCTGACCGAGGGTGACACGGTGACGATCGTCAAGGACCTCAAGGTCAAGGGCGCCGCCGGCTCCATCAAGGTCGGCACCCGGGTGAAGGGCATCCGGATCGCCCAGGGCGTCGGTGACCACGACATCGAGGGCAAGGTCGACGGCTTCGGCCCCATGCAGCTCAAGTCGAGCGTGGTGAAGAAGGTCTGA
- a CDS encoding CDP-glycerol glycerophosphotransferase family protein — protein MNDVHVIAYFADDPTRTYQLVQWLDVLALLHEQHPVAIVVRDPGSAEVLRERTDLPVLCAVEFPELAALYEELDAKVVLYCNNSMLNFQSLLDGRRLHVHVNHGESDKQSMASNNAKAYDRVFVAGEAAVQRHVTGLLELDTRRLVRTGRPQLDLRPAPLLAPSTRCTVLYAPTWEGDADYNDYTSLDVLGTRIVEQVLGVPDVRLVYKPHPKILTSTSPGVLEAHLEVLRLVAEAGRRDPGAGHAEVLRGDILAVIPDCDAMITDVSSVGLDWLYLRTEKPIFLTDPHDDRERLRRDVPVSRCADVVDRTSVDALGTLLTRRLRRDEHHLARLAMRHHYFDDLQVGESTRRFLDSVSDLVGLRDRLVGEVDPVTSADHVTETIA, from the coding sequence GTGAACGACGTGCACGTCATCGCCTACTTCGCCGATGACCCGACCCGGACCTACCAGCTCGTGCAGTGGCTCGACGTGCTGGCGCTGCTGCACGAGCAGCACCCGGTGGCGATCGTGGTGCGCGACCCCGGCTCCGCCGAGGTGCTGCGCGAGCGCACCGACCTGCCGGTGCTGTGCGCCGTGGAGTTCCCCGAGCTCGCCGCGCTCTACGAGGAGCTCGACGCGAAGGTGGTGCTCTACTGCAACAACTCGATGCTCAACTTCCAGTCGCTGCTCGACGGGCGCCGCCTGCACGTGCACGTCAACCACGGTGAGTCCGACAAGCAGTCGATGGCGAGCAACAACGCCAAGGCCTACGACCGGGTGTTCGTGGCCGGTGAGGCCGCCGTGCAGCGCCACGTCACCGGCCTGCTCGAGCTGGACACGCGCCGTCTGGTGCGCACCGGGCGCCCGCAGCTCGACCTGCGGCCCGCACCGCTGCTGGCGCCCAGCACCCGGTGCACGGTGCTCTACGCGCCGACCTGGGAGGGCGACGCCGACTACAACGACTACACCTCGCTCGACGTGCTCGGCACCCGGATCGTGGAGCAGGTCCTGGGTGTGCCCGACGTGCGGCTGGTCTACAAGCCGCACCCCAAGATCCTCACCAGCACCAGCCCGGGGGTGCTCGAGGCCCACCTCGAGGTCCTGCGCCTGGTCGCGGAGGCCGGCCGGCGCGACCCCGGGGCGGGCCACGCCGAGGTCCTGCGCGGCGACATCCTGGCTGTCATCCCTGACTGCGACGCGATGATCACCGACGTCTCCTCGGTGGGTCTGGACTGGCTCTACCTGCGCACCGAGAAGCCGATCTTCCTCACCGACCCGCACGACGACCGTGAGCGGCTGCGCCGGGACGTGCCCGTCAGCCGGTGCGCCGACGTCGTCGACCGCACGTCGGTGGACGCACTGGGCACCCTGCTCACCAGGCGGCTCCGGCGGGACGAGCACCACCTGGCCCGGCTGGCGATGCGCCACCACTACTTCGACGACCTGCAGGTCGGGGAGAGCACCCGACGCTTCCTCGACTCGGTCAGCGACCTGGTGGGCCTGCGCGACCGGCTGGTGGGTGAGGTGGACCCGGTGACCTCGGCCGACCACGTCACCGAGACCATCGCCTGA
- a CDS encoding HNH endonuclease, translating to MFDSRGDALPGTPGECVAALEELEALKAHLAARQARITAHLDDLQAGASDRSVGAQVALARHESPHRGTRLRAMACTLVDDLPHVLAALEQGLINEHRAEILAGEADHLHALDRPAYDTQLGELLATGAPLGDRALRLAAQRIAMRLDDQAAAKRRERAHRNRHVTAQRRDDGTAQITATVSDVHAAAIMQSLHARAAQEQAAQDTCDEGEERSFGQVVADLFVARLTGQVTAVATPIALNLVVSAEALLGDGPGADEPAEIVPMHGGAGGPIPASVARRLLTCSPDTSTRIRRLFADTEHLVAMESTSRTFDGLLRQFVTLRDRTCRTPWCNAPIRQIDHITPDHAGGPTSATNGQGLCTACNQLKEEPGWTHQSIHTDDLDPHEVEITSPAGQTTRTRAPDPPGLVPPEPTWVETWPGHWVLIA from the coding sequence ATGTTCGATTCTCGTGGTGACGCTCTCCCCGGTACGCCGGGTGAGTGCGTCGCCGCGCTCGAGGAGCTGGAGGCGCTCAAGGCCCACCTCGCCGCTCGGCAGGCGCGGATCACCGCCCACCTCGACGACCTCCAAGCAGGCGCCTCCGACCGCTCGGTCGGCGCCCAGGTCGCCCTCGCCCGCCACGAGTCACCCCACCGCGGCACCCGGCTGCGCGCGATGGCCTGCACCCTCGTCGACGACCTGCCCCACGTCCTGGCCGCCCTCGAGCAGGGCCTGATCAACGAGCACCGCGCCGAGATCCTGGCAGGCGAGGCCGACCACCTGCACGCGCTGGACCGGCCCGCCTACGACACCCAGCTCGGTGAGCTGCTCGCCACCGGCGCACCGCTCGGCGACCGGGCGCTCCGCCTGGCTGCCCAACGGATCGCGATGCGCCTCGACGACCAGGCCGCCGCCAAACGCCGCGAACGCGCCCACCGCAACCGCCACGTCACCGCCCAACGCCGCGACGACGGCACCGCCCAGATCACCGCCACCGTCTCCGACGTCCACGCCGCCGCGATCATGCAGTCCCTGCACGCCCGCGCCGCTCAGGAGCAGGCCGCCCAGGACACGTGCGACGAGGGCGAGGAACGCTCCTTCGGCCAGGTCGTCGCCGACCTGTTCGTCGCCCGGCTCACCGGCCAGGTCACCGCCGTCGCCACCCCCATCGCGCTCAACCTCGTCGTCTCCGCCGAAGCCCTCCTCGGCGACGGCCCGGGCGCCGATGAGCCGGCCGAGATCGTCCCCATGCACGGCGGCGCCGGCGGACCCATCCCCGCCTCCGTGGCCCGCAGACTCCTCACCTGCTCCCCGGACACCTCGACCCGCATCCGGCGGCTGTTCGCCGACACCGAGCACCTCGTCGCCATGGAGTCCACCTCCCGCACCTTCGACGGACTGCTGCGCCAGTTCGTGACCCTGCGCGACCGGACCTGCCGGACCCCGTGGTGCAACGCGCCCATCCGCCAGATCGACCACATCACCCCCGACCACGCAGGCGGCCCCACCAGCGCCACCAACGGCCAAGGGCTCTGCACGGCCTGCAACCAGCTCAAGGAAGAACCCGGCTGGACCCACCAGTCCATCCACACCGACGACCTCGACCCCCACGAGGTCGAGATCACCTCACCGGCCGGCCAGACCACCCGCACCAGAGCACCCGACCCACCCGGGCTCGTCCCACCCGAACCCACCTGGGTCGAGACCTGGCCCGGACACTGGGTCCTCATCGCGTGA